The sequence below is a genomic window from Oncorhynchus keta strain PuntledgeMale-10-30-2019 unplaced genomic scaffold, Oket_V2 Un_contig_5487_pilon_pilon, whole genome shotgun sequence.
CTCTTCAAACTACATATTCCCTACCCAATTCAATATGTCAGCCACAGGTGTCTATTATTACTGGGGAGAAAACTCAGGGAAACTGATTACATCACACAACTTGTGTAAAACAGCTGGGAAAACCCCAAAAATGCGTCCACCACAGACGTGTCATGGGACATAAGAAGAAGTTTCAGCACCAATATTAACAGGTATCACTACTAGCACTAAAACGCATGAAAGACGTCAGCCACTTCAGCACATTGGACGTCGCCACACAGCAAAGATTCTATCAGAGGTTCTGTGTTGTGGCTGCAGCCCTTTTGCTACTGTTATTGCCATGCTTGTAAAACTATAGGCAATAAATTGATGATATATATGATGGGAAATATAGCTCTCTGACTCTTTGGTATTACATTTCAAGTGTCATTCTTATGATTCATCCTCATGGCTGGTCCccaatagaaaaatatattttatacaaaAGGCCCACAACTAAGGCTATATCAAATAACACCAAGGCCCGTATTTATAAAGCATCTCAGAGAGTAGcattgctgatctaggatcagttttgccttatagattataatgaatggacgcAGGAGGGGGtccagatcctagatcagcagtcctactctgagacgctttatgaataaATTCAGCAGAATAATTACTCTACATCTGACATTTTAGCCTATAACATGAGATTTTAATGTGAAACCACCTATGACATTTTATCAAGACCCTGAAGGAACAGGTGTGTTTGTACTGGAGTTGAAACAAAAGCCTGCACCTCCTCCTGCTTGTCTCCAGGACTGTGCAAACAGTTTTGGTGACCACTTCCCTACAGTATATGATCTGTACAGTTGAACAGGCTTTGTATTTTATGAATCAACCCCAATACTATATATAAAAATTAGCAATAAACCATTGCCAAGATTTGACCTTGTATAGTCATtcaaaaacacacgcacacacacacacacacagacacacacacacacacacacacacacacacacacacacacacacacacacacacacacacacacacacacacacacacacacacacacacacacacacacacacacacacacacacacacacacacacacacacacacacacacacacacacacacacacacacacagccctgtcaAAAACTAGTGACTCTGCAGGAAAATATCCTTGTTATCGTAGCCTATACCAGGGAACTATTGGcacatttatttttcattttaccCTTGTAAAAAAAACGTAAAATAGAAAGTTTCAACAAATCATGTTGTCGTTGCTTTTCAACGTTGCATCACCAGCAGACAAAAGTAGGGTGAAAGTTGGTTACGTCATCATGAAAATGAAAGTTGAGATGTGGGTATTAACGCTGACGTCCCCATTCACTTTTCATTTGTAGCGCAACAGCAGAAGACATGGAACAATATGTCGGACTAACTTTGAACGAAACCCACTAAATTAATGTCTTATATGGCTACATTTCTTAGAAGTGTGGGTTTTATTTCGACTCGAAGATTTTGTTATCAGACTTTTTTCCTCGGTTCACGCAGTTATTAGCAGTTGAAAGTAAAGCTCGCGAATAGCCTTTACTCGCTATAGTAATAGCCTAGCCGGTATCTAAATTGAATAATATTTTCTTGTGTTTCAACTATAATTTAAAGCTGCTTTCAAGGAGAATGTGTATAGATTTACATGGATTTGTTCGTCCAGGAGACGGGGCAGGCATGGAATTCCAAGTGCTTCATGTGCAAGTCTGGAAAATGAAAGTCCCCGCCTCCGGTAGGTTGATCAGGGGAAATTCTCTATACAGCTTTCCCTTTCCCAATTCCACATAAAACTACTTTACacagccaagatgttcaaactcATCTGGATAACTAACAGCGAAACAAACTGCTATTTACAATGTATACAAATGCAGAGTTGGACGTGCATTTTTTCTTATTATTTGCAGTATGCAGAGCGTGTGTCATTGCTGTGACTGGATCCGACACCACTACGGTCACGGAGCGCAGAATACCTTTCCCTGCTGGACCAGATGGTGAGTTATCAGCACATTGTAAGAGGAGTCTGaatgtatgtattatgtattaagGACTGCAAAACAAACAACCAAGTAAAATAGTAATGTGTTTCATGTTTAGGATCTGTGTTAAAAAACTGTTAGCCTATATTTGAATGAACATAGTAAAAGGGCTCTAAGGCTATAATGACAGCTGATCAAGAGACTATCTACATTAAGGCTACTGTACTTGCAGTATAAGCTATACTTTATGTCTGTCTTGATTGCTCTTAAAGTATTTGACACGTGACTTAACATACTATATTGATTGTTTTCCAGGAGGAGATATCACAAACAGAATGCCCCAGTCCTTTTCCCAACATCACTTTACAGACACATAGATGATGCTGAGGTAAAGACTAGAATTTTGACTTATCATGTTCTGATATGCTTTGTATGGCGATCTTGACCTGTTATATTGATGGCATAACGGAAGCCTATACTGTTTCTAATCTTCTTTTATATCTTCCTGGGTAGTTTGAGGACAAAGTCATATTCCTGAAAGAGACCATCTATCAAATCACAAAACTGTTTGATGGAATAAGGAAACTGTCAGCCTGGGACAAGAAAAATCTGACCATTTCAACATTCTAGAACGCCAATTGGAGAACCTTAATCCTGTGTAAGTAACGCTGGGCCTATTTAAAGTATAATCCCTGTTTAGGTCAGGTTCTCCAAACATTTCACGGAGAAAGTTACTTCTTCTCAGCAGTGCTCTTCCGCCTCCAACCTCTAGCTGTAACTAACTGATCTGAATAAGACCACCAACACTGCCAGGTGACAGGCTGGaggaaacctacaggaaggtagttctccaggaacaggtttggagcaCCTGGTTTAGGTGTAGCCTGATTAACTCTAGAAGTGGAAAAGTCTACGTATAAAGTGCATATAAAGGTCTaactcttgactttttccagattttgttacgttacagctttttctaaaattgattaaatagatgttcctcctcatcaatccacacacaatactccaataatgacaaagcaaaaaccgtgttttagaaatttttgcaaatgtattaacaatacaaaactgaaatatcacatttacataagtattcagaccctttactcagtactttgttgaagaaccatttggcagtgattacagccttgagtcttattGGATATCatgcaacaagcttggcacatctgtatttggggagtttctgttattctactctgcagatcctctcaagatctgtcaggttggataaggagcgtcgctgcacagcaattttcaggtctctccagtggTGTTTGATCAggtcaagtccgggctctggctgggccactcaaggacattcagagacttggcccgaagccactcctgcgttgtcttggctgtatgcttagggtcattgtcctgttggaaggtgaaccttcgccccagtctgaggtcctgagcgctctgttGCAGGTTTTTCATCTCGGttgtctctgtactttgctctgttcatctttccctcgatcctgacgagtctcacagtccctgccaatgaaaaacatccccacagcatgatgctgccaccaccatgcttaactgtagtgatggtgcaaggtttcctccaatGATGATGGTATTCAGGCTAAGACCAGAGacacttgtttctcatggtctgagagtcctttaggtgccttttggcaaactccaagtgggctgcaatgtgccttttactgaggagtagttTCCGTCTGGGCACTTTAtcttaaaggcctgattggtggagtactgcagagatggttgtctttctggaaggctctcccatccccacagaggaaatctggagctctgtcagagtgaccatcaagtCTTGGTCACCGCCCTGACCAATGGCCCTTCtacccctgattgctcagtttgacctggtggccagctctaggaagagtcttggaggTTACAAcatttttccatttaagaatgatggaggccactgttttctttgaggaccttcaatgctgcagaaatatttttgtCCCCTATCCCAGAtctctgcctcgacacaatcttgtctcggagctctacggacaatttcctTAACTTCATGacctggtttttgctctgacatgcactgtcaactgtaggaccttaaatatacaggtttgtgcctttccaaattatgtccaatcagttgaatttacttcaggtggactccaatataagtgtagaaacatctcaaggatgatcaatgaaaacaggatgcacctgagctgacttttgagtctcatagcaaagggtctgaattaatttgtaaataaggtgtttctgtttttGCATCGTCATTattggatattgtgtgtagattgatgaggatttttttcttaaatccattttagaataaggctgtaacttaacaaaatttggaaaaagggaagggcGATACTGACTACTGTGTATGGGTTATTACAGATTTTGAGCCAGTTTGCAACAGTCACATAAATAATATTGCAGCAATGAGAAATGTAAAGTGATTGTGGATTATAATTAGTGAGACATTTTTGCATAGCTTTGATGCATTTTTCATTATGGCAAAGCAATTTTGatattttaaagtggaaattacaatctTTAGAATCCCTTTCAAACATTGAATACATGTTAAGTTTCCAATACACTGGAaaaaaatagctcaaatgaagatcctattAAGCTAATGTTTTGTTTAATTTTGTCCAACAGGTATCACCTGCCATGAAACCTGAGAGGAGACTGAAACGGTACTTCAAGAAGTTGAATAGGAAGGTTCTGAGAAAAATGGTGAGTTTGGTTTCATATGGAAACGTGTTTAATACATGTAATCAAAtgaatataaactagactaggcTAAACTGAAGTGTTCATTAAAAAGTGGTTCTGGGGCCATATGTATCAAACATCTCAGAAGTGCTGATCTTGTATCAGGtctcctcagtccttatctatAGTGATCTAAAAgacaaaactgatcctaaatcagcactcttactctgaGAAGCTTTACACATATGGCACCAGTCATTCTTTGTTGTTCAAGACAATATGGTCATTATTTTGCCAAGAAATGTCCACCCCTACTAATATTTCGACATGTTCTGTGTTTTTCAGAACTACAGTGCACAGGCGTGGGAGCTCATCAGGAAAGAGATGAAACGTCATCTGCAAAGATTGGATATCCTTGCAGCACAGATGTACTGATCATCCAGACTCATTTCAGAAGCTACGCCCTTACCAGTTTATAAAGCATGAATACAATCATGTGGGACCCTGTCAGTCTATTTATTATATTTAAGTCCATAaattattgttttttatttttataatttaTAATTTATATTTTGTATTTCCCTTTGTACATGTGTTGAACTGAACTGTATTGCCAGTGCTACTTGAAAAACAGTGAAAAATGATATTGCTAATGTGAATAAAAACGTATTTTGTACAAATTT
It includes:
- the LOC118384397 gene encoding LOW QUALITY PROTEIN: interferon a3 (The sequence of the model RefSeq protein was modified relative to this genomic sequence to represent the inferred CDS: inserted 2 bases in 2 codons) — encoded protein: MQSVCHCCDWIRHHYGHXSAEYLSLLDQMGRRYHKQNAPVLFPTSLYRHIDDAEFEDKVIFLKETIYQITKLFDGIRKLSAWDKKNXDHFNILERQLENLNPVSPAMKPERRLKRYFKKLNRKVLRKMNYSAQAWELIRKEMKRHLQRLDILAAQMY